One Algibacter sp. L3A6 genomic region harbors:
- a CDS encoding cytochrome-c peroxidase — MRNNLILSLFICVFICSCKTEHKDEYTNIANLKAIYSNGDITKWPAPDLDSTVNKETFKDIGALPKLQHPEYNPFSQEKSKLGKTLFFDPRLSVSGQIACASCHNPELAWTDNSTRSFGHNRQTGARNSMTILNSGFAHSLFWDGRASSLEDQARFPIGDPLEMNEKLNIAVDKIAEIEGYKPLFEAAFGNDTISLERIQFAIATFERTVNSYKTRFDKFVEGDSTKLNNQEVLGLHVFRTKARCINCHNTPYFSDNQFHNDGQTLFGTKDEDFGRYNVTKNMDDIGKIRTPTLREVARTGPWMHNGHFPSLLDVVQFYNLGNPAVVQKKYLGKGRDSLIPENSPILKKLDLEKNEIEALIAFMETLSSSRGRTLIPKLPQ, encoded by the coding sequence GAATACACCAATATTGCAAACTTAAAAGCAATTTACTCTAATGGTGATATTACTAAATGGCCTGCACCAGATTTAGATAGTACAGTAAATAAAGAAACTTTTAAAGATATTGGCGCTTTACCCAAATTACAACATCCAGAATACAACCCGTTTAGTCAAGAAAAATCGAAACTCGGTAAAACACTCTTTTTCGACCCAAGACTATCTGTTAGCGGACAAATAGCATGTGCGTCTTGCCATAATCCAGAATTAGCATGGACGGATAATTCCACACGTTCTTTTGGTCACAATCGTCAAACCGGAGCGCGAAACTCTATGACTATTTTAAACTCTGGTTTTGCGCACAGTCTCTTCTGGGATGGTCGCGCTTCTAGCTTAGAAGACCAAGCCAGATTCCCTATTGGAGACCCTTTAGAGATGAACGAAAAACTCAATATTGCCGTTGATAAAATAGCCGAAATAGAAGGCTACAAACCCTTGTTTGAAGCAGCCTTTGGAAATGACACTATTTCATTAGAACGTATTCAATTTGCCATAGCAACCTTTGAACGTACCGTAAACAGCTACAAAACAAGGTTCGATAAATTTGTTGAAGGCGACTCTACAAAACTTAACAATCAAGAGGTATTAGGACTGCATGTATTCCGTACAAAAGCAAGATGTATCAATTGCCATAATACACCATATTTCTCAGACAATCAATTTCATAACGACGGGCAAACCTTGTTTGGAACAAAAGATGAAGATTTTGGCCGCTATAACGTAACCAAAAACATGGATGATATCGGAAAAATTAGAACTCCAACATTAAGAGAAGTTGCCAGAACTGGGCCTTGGATGCATAATGGGCACTTCCCTAGCTTATTAGATGTTGTTCAGTTTTACAACCTTGGCAACCCTGCAGTTGTTCAGAAAAAATATTTAGGTAAAGGGCGCGACTCTTTAATACCTGAGAACTCGCCGATCTTAAAAAAATTAGATCTAGAAAAAAATGAAATTGAAGCCTTAATAGCTTTTATGGAAACGTTGTCTTCTAGCCGAGGCAGAACATTAATACCAAAACTCCCACAATAA
- a CDS encoding T9SS type A sorting domain-containing protein, whose amino-acid sequence MKKQLLSLVVILSALISNAQVTLVKEINDNTTSSSSPANLTVHNGQIFFAADDSNGSNTPGGADLGKELWVTDGTSTGTTFVKDIRTGSSGSNPFNLFSFNDKFYFTAFDTSSELWTSDGTEAGTTKVDIMPSITGEAPQRFVELDGLAYFTVGGQPGSTSAETANKLVQWDGINDAVQVADVGSGFESILQSMIIFNNQIFMYMNYSTDDATVGNELYAYNPTADTFSLIKDIDTGTGDSSISNFTILGSTLYFEADNALWKTDGTTAGTLAVASASTLAGIANLYAWNNLLFFEGDDASNGDQLYVYNPTLDTVTNISNISGSNNDHNPSDFAAYNGYLYYSGSSSTSSDKYLFRTDGLTISQIDATIKDIDEITLLEDVLYFEGDNGTTGNELYSLDPSTLSVTNAQAEIISIYPNPTSDYIMVPSSLVNTNYTIHDITGKQVAQGLISSEKIELSLKSGMYLLNIKTDLSSITKKVVVK is encoded by the coding sequence ATGAAAAAACAATTACTCTCACTTGTCGTCATTTTAAGCGCCTTAATTTCAAATGCCCAAGTAACTTTAGTTAAAGAAATTAACGACAATACTACATCTAGCTCGAGCCCGGCAAACCTTACTGTGCACAATGGCCAAATATTTTTTGCAGCCGATGATTCCAATGGCTCAAACACACCAGGTGGTGCTGATTTAGGAAAAGAACTTTGGGTTACCGATGGCACCAGCACAGGAACCACTTTTGTTAAAGATATAAGAACTGGCTCATCTGGATCTAACCCTTTCAACCTCTTTTCTTTTAACGACAAATTTTATTTCACAGCTTTCGATACAAGTTCAGAATTATGGACATCTGATGGTACTGAAGCAGGAACTACTAAAGTAGATATCATGCCTTCCATTACAGGCGAAGCACCACAACGTTTCGTTGAACTCGATGGTTTAGCATATTTTACAGTAGGTGGCCAACCCGGAAGTACCTCAGCCGAAACCGCTAATAAATTAGTGCAATGGGATGGTATAAATGATGCCGTACAAGTTGCAGATGTTGGTTCGGGTTTCGAATCGATTTTACAAAGCATGATTATATTTAACAATCAAATTTTCATGTACATGAATTACTCTACAGATGATGCTACGGTTGGAAATGAACTATATGCATATAACCCCACAGCAGATACTTTTTCGCTAATTAAAGATATCGACACCGGAACAGGAGACTCAAGTATTAGCAACTTTACTATTCTGGGCAGTACACTTTATTTTGAAGCAGATAACGCACTATGGAAAACCGATGGAACCACAGCTGGAACTCTTGCTGTAGCATCTGCATCTACTCTTGCTGGTATTGCAAATTTATACGCTTGGAACAATCTATTGTTTTTTGAGGGAGATGATGCCTCAAACGGCGACCAACTCTATGTTTATAATCCAACTTTAGATACAGTAACAAACATTAGCAACATATCAGGGAGTAACAATGATCATAACCCTAGTGATTTTGCAGCGTACAACGGTTATTTATATTACAGCGGATCGAGTTCTACTAGTTCAGACAAATATTTATTTAGAACCGATGGTTTAACCATATCTCAAATAGACGCTACCATTAAAGACATAGATGAAATAACGCTTCTAGAAGATGTTCTCTATTTTGAAGGTGATAATGGAACTACAGGGAATGAACTTTACAGTTTAGATCCTTCAACACTATCTGTTACTAATGCTCAAGCAGAAATAATTAGCATCTACCCAAACCCTACTTCAGATTACATTATGGTACCATCAAGTTTAGTAAATACAAATTATACTATTCATGATATTACAGGAAAACAAGTCGCTCAAGGACTTATTTCTTCAGAAAAAATTGAATTGAGTTTAAAAAGCGGTATGTATTTATTAAATATAAAAACAGACCTAAGTAGCATTACAAAAAAGGTTGTGGTAAAGTAA
- a CDS encoding DUF4407 domain-containing protein: MLKQFFIICSGADTDILEQCSKGEQNKYAGIGATVFFTALMAFIAASYALYTVFDNNYAAIGFGFIWGLLIFNLDRYIVSTIKKTGRFLDELLQATPRIMLAVIIAIVISKPLELKIFEKEINQVLLEQKNDLTLANQNQILAQFNPEITALETDITTLESEVINKEVEVNALYNTYISEAEGTAGTNRLGKGPVYKEKREKHDALLAELQQLKLENKEKKADLEQQIATLKTNYQLQVDTTQPVINNFDGLMARVNALGTLSWMPSFFIFLLFLAIETSPIFAKLLSPKGPYDFKLEDLEMAIKTHVLQNKNQREALLKTDNAINDRVYTDLKTEDELYTYKRKKTRELMQLQADAFFKHQKNIL; the protein is encoded by the coding sequence ATGCTAAAGCAATTCTTCATCATTTGCTCTGGCGCCGACACCGATATTCTAGAGCAATGCTCTAAGGGTGAACAAAATAAATATGCGGGCATTGGCGCAACCGTTTTCTTTACTGCACTTATGGCTTTTATAGCCGCCAGTTATGCACTCTACACTGTTTTCGACAATAACTATGCTGCCATTGGCTTCGGTTTTATTTGGGGATTACTTATTTTTAATTTAGACCGTTACATTGTTTCTACAATCAAGAAAACCGGTCGTTTTTTAGACGAGTTACTCCAAGCTACACCAAGAATTATGCTTGCCGTAATTATAGCTATTGTCATTTCTAAGCCTTTAGAATTAAAGATTTTTGAAAAAGAAATTAATCAGGTTTTATTAGAACAGAAAAACGATTTAACCTTAGCCAATCAAAATCAAATATTAGCACAATTTAATCCAGAAATAACTGCTCTAGAAACAGACATAACAACTCTAGAAAGCGAGGTTATCAATAAAGAAGTTGAGGTTAATGCGCTTTACAATACTTACATCTCAGAGGCCGAAGGCACAGCAGGAACTAATCGCTTAGGCAAAGGCCCTGTTTATAAAGAAAAAAGAGAAAAGCATGATGCTTTACTTGCCGAACTTCAACAATTAAAATTAGAAAATAAAGAGAAAAAAGCAGATTTAGAGCAACAGATTGCTACACTAAAAACAAATTACCAATTACAGGTTGACACTACGCAACCTGTAATTAATAATTTTGATGGATTAATGGCGCGTGTAAACGCTCTAGGCACCTTATCATGGATGCCATCCTTTTTTATATTCTTGTTATTTTTAGCTATTGAAACTTCACCCATTTTCGCGAAACTATTATCGCCAAAAGGGCCTTACGATTTTAAATTAGAAGATTTAGAAATGGCTATTAAAACCCATGTTCTTCAAAATAAAAATCAGCGAGAAGCCTTACTAAAAACAGATAACGCCATTAATGACCGTGTATATACCGATTTAAAAACCGAAGATGAACTTTACACCTATAAACGCAAAAAAACTAGAGAGCTTATGCAATTACAAGCCGATGCTTTTTTCAAACATCAAAAGAACATTTTATAG
- a CDS encoding YybH family protein, giving the protein MKKLVLLICLISAFNSYSQNEEKDIKAINKVLKAQRIAWSKHDLEGYMEGYWKSDSLKFYGKNGVTYGWEDTFDRYEKSYPTKDHTGTLSFKINDITKISADAYYVLGEFHLKREVGNADGIFMLIFKRINGEWKIVADTSC; this is encoded by the coding sequence ATGAAAAAACTCGTTCTACTCATCTGTCTTATTTCAGCTTTCAATAGTTATTCTCAAAACGAAGAAAAAGATATAAAAGCTATTAATAAAGTATTAAAAGCACAACGTATTGCTTGGTCTAAGCACGACTTAGAAGGCTATATGGAGGGGTATTGGAAAAGTGATTCTCTTAAGTTTTACGGTAAAAACGGCGTAACTTACGGCTGGGAAGACACTTTTGATCGTTACGAAAAAAGCTATCCAACCAAAGATCACACGGGGACTTTAAGCTTTAAAATAAACGACATCACTAAAATAAGTGCAGATGCTTACTATGTACTTGGTGAGTTTCACTTAAAGCGAGAAGTTGGCAATGCAGACGGTATTTTCATGCTTATTTTCAAGCGCATCAATGGCGAGTGGAAAATTGTTGCAGACACCTCGTGCTAA
- a CDS encoding thioredoxin family protein, which produces MSKFGELIDVNTPVLLDFFAEESEPSKAMHDVLRDVAAALGDKAKVIKIDVEKNQELTEALQVKGLPTLIVYKDGEMKWRHTGTQDANTLISVIEEYL; this is translated from the coding sequence ATGTCAAAATTTGGGGAACTTATCGATGTTAATACACCTGTACTGCTAGATTTTTTTGCAGAAGAGAGTGAGCCATCTAAAGCTATGCACGACGTTTTACGAGATGTAGCAGCAGCCTTAGGCGATAAAGCTAAGGTGATAAAAATTGACGTCGAAAAAAACCAAGAATTAACAGAGGCTTTACAAGTAAAAGGCCTGCCAACTTTAATTGTTTATAAAGATGGTGAAATGAAATGGCGCCATACCGGAACGCAAGATGCAAACACACTTATTAGTGTTATTGAAGAATATTTGTAA
- a CDS encoding metallophosphoesterase gives MLRWIIFLAVFLIADYYAFQAFKTVVRNNWIHLLYWVITVLIIGNFVFQFYGFSRRNGFTHANSYAIGFFIALLVPKMVLVLGVFFEDIFRVPQALYRYFTVGEAAKGNYFASRRQFISKVALGLAAIPLASIIYGIYKGRYNYKVLKYTLHFEDLPAAFDGYKLTQISDIHSGSFDNMEKVKYAVDLINEQDSDVILFTGDIVNNKAEELVPYKTVFNKLKAKDGLYSVLGNHDYGDYVNWESDEAKHQNLEDLKALQKEIGFNLLLNESKYLEKNGERIALVGVENWGAGGFKTAGDLHKAAATIDKNDFKILMSHDPSHWEKKVIDDDYHYHLTLSGHTHGMQFGIEIPGWFKWSPVKWRYKYWAGIYKEMGQYINVNRGFGYLAFPGRVGIWPEITVIELKKGAEPV, from the coding sequence ATGCTACGTTGGATTATATTTTTAGCTGTTTTCCTGATTGCCGATTATTACGCCTTTCAGGCCTTTAAAACGGTGGTTAGAAACAACTGGATACATCTACTATATTGGGTAATTACGGTATTAATTATTGGCAATTTTGTGTTTCAATTTTATGGCTTTAGTCGTCGTAATGGTTTTACACATGCGAACTCTTATGCTATTGGGTTTTTTATAGCGCTTTTAGTGCCAAAAATGGTGTTGGTTTTAGGTGTGTTTTTTGAAGATATTTTTAGAGTGCCACAGGCACTGTATCGTTATTTTACGGTAGGTGAAGCTGCAAAAGGGAATTATTTTGCATCGCGTCGCCAGTTTATAAGTAAAGTGGCTTTAGGCTTGGCTGCCATTCCTTTGGCTTCTATAATTTATGGTATTTATAAAGGTCGCTACAATTATAAAGTTTTAAAATACACTTTACATTTTGAAGATTTACCGGCTGCTTTTGATGGTTATAAACTAACGCAGATTAGCGATATCCATTCTGGAAGTTTCGATAATATGGAAAAGGTGAAATATGCCGTAGATTTAATTAATGAACAGGACAGTGATGTGATTTTATTTACCGGCGATATTGTAAATAATAAAGCTGAAGAATTGGTGCCTTATAAAACGGTTTTTAATAAGTTGAAAGCTAAAGATGGCTTATATTCTGTATTAGGAAATCACGATTATGGCGATTATGTTAATTGGGAATCGGATGAAGCGAAACACCAAAACCTTGAAGATTTAAAGGCTTTACAAAAAGAAATAGGGTTTAACCTTTTGCTGAATGAAAGTAAATACCTTGAAAAAAATGGTGAGCGTATTGCTTTAGTGGGTGTTGAAAACTGGGGTGCTGGTGGTTTTAAAACTGCAGGCGATTTGCATAAAGCAGCCGCTACTATTGATAAAAACGATTTTAAAATTTTAATGAGTCACGATCCGTCGCACTGGGAGAAAAAGGTGATTGACGATGATTACCATTACCATTTAACATTAAGCGGACACACACACGGTATGCAATTTGGAATTGAAATTCCGGGTTGGTTTAAATGGAGTCCGGTAAAATGGCGCTACAAATATTGGGCTGGTATTTACAAAGAAATGGGGCAGTACATAAACGTAAACCGTGGTTTTGGCTATTTGGCGTTCCCTGGGCGTGTTGGTATTTGGCCAGAAATTACTGTAATAGAACTTAAGAAAGGTGCCGAACCGGTTTAA
- the polA gene encoding DNA polymerase I, translating to MSDNKRVFLVDAFALIFRGYYAFIKNPRINSKGTDTSAILGFMNSLLDVIKRERPDHLAVCFDKGGSADRVEMFEAYKANRDETPEAIKIAVPIIQEILKAMHIPIMVKAGFEADDVIGTLAKQAEKEGYQTFMVTPDKDFAQLVSENIFMYRPMFGGGYETWGIPEVQKKFEVTDPLQVIDFLGMMGDASDNIPGLPGVGEKTAKKFLAAYGSMENLFEHTHELKGKMKEKIEANKELGLLSKKLATIMLDVPVEFNAKDFELDQPDIPKVTEIFEELEFRRLIDNFTKTFTAQAAATSTETTEKSNEEKATPKEEASAGAGQFSLFGGDPSSTTKEEIVTEHTRKTAENTSHFYQSVAAGMGTKLFLKNLMSQTSVCFDTETTGLNPLTAELVGISFSWEVGKGFYLPFPEDKTEAQDLIEQLRPFFESESIEKVGQNLKYDIKVLAKYNVDVKGKLFDTMLAHYLINPDMRHNMDILAETYLNYTPISITELIGKKGKNQLSMRDVPLEKQTEYAVEDADITLQLKEHFTNELGEANTQKLFDEIEIPLLRVLAAMELEGINLDEEFLNSLAEALNNDIETLEKSIYEAAGEEFNIASPKQLGIVLFENLKLVDKPKKTKTGQYATGEDILSYLAKDHAIIQNILDYRGLAKLKSTYVDALPLQVEPTTGRVHTDYMQTVAATGRLSSNNPNLQNIPIRTERGRQVRKAFVPRSEEYTLLAADYSQIELRIIAALSKEETMIEAFKNGEDIHASTASKVFNVPLDEVTREQRSNAKTVNFGIIYGVSAFGLSNQTDLSRGEAKELIDTYYETYPKLRAYMSEQVDFARDNGYVQTVLGRRRYLKDINSRNGVVRGAAERNAVNAPIQGSAADIIKIAMINIFNKLNAGDFKTKMLLQVHDELVFDVYKPELEDMKTLIKTEMEQAFKMDVPLDVELDTGLNWLEAH from the coding sequence ATGTCCGATAACAAACGCGTATTTCTAGTTGATGCTTTTGCATTAATTTTCCGTGGCTACTATGCCTTTATAAAGAACCCAAGAATAAACTCTAAAGGCACTGATACCTCAGCAATTTTAGGTTTTATGAACTCACTTTTAGACGTTATTAAACGTGAGCGACCAGACCATTTAGCCGTTTGTTTCGATAAAGGAGGTAGTGCCGATAGAGTAGAAATGTTTGAGGCTTACAAAGCCAATAGAGATGAAACTCCAGAAGCTATAAAAATTGCCGTGCCTATTATCCAAGAGATTCTAAAAGCCATGCACATCCCTATTATGGTAAAAGCAGGTTTCGAGGCCGATGATGTTATTGGTACTCTAGCCAAACAAGCCGAAAAAGAAGGTTACCAAACTTTTATGGTAACACCCGATAAAGATTTTGCTCAGTTGGTTAGCGAAAATATATTTATGTATCGCCCTATGTTTGGTGGCGGTTACGAAACTTGGGGAATCCCTGAGGTTCAGAAAAAGTTTGAAGTTACCGACCCATTACAAGTTATCGACTTTTTAGGCATGATGGGTGATGCCAGTGATAACATACCTGGTTTACCAGGTGTTGGCGAAAAAACAGCTAAAAAATTCCTTGCCGCTTATGGCTCTATGGAAAACCTTTTTGAACACACGCACGAGCTAAAAGGTAAAATGAAAGAGAAAATTGAAGCCAATAAAGAATTGGGTTTACTTTCTAAAAAATTAGCAACCATTATGCTGGATGTTCCGGTGGAATTTAATGCGAAAGATTTCGAATTAGATCAACCCGATATTCCGAAGGTTACAGAAATTTTCGAAGAGTTAGAATTTAGACGCCTTATAGATAATTTCACAAAAACTTTTACAGCTCAAGCAGCAGCAACTTCAACAGAAACTACCGAAAAAAGCAACGAAGAAAAAGCGACACCAAAAGAAGAAGCTTCGGCTGGTGCCGGGCAATTTTCATTGTTTGGTGGCGATCCATCCAGTACAACTAAAGAAGAAATCGTTACCGAGCATACCCGAAAAACAGCCGAAAACACCTCGCATTTTTACCAAAGTGTGGCCGCAGGCATGGGCACAAAATTATTTCTCAAAAATTTAATGAGTCAAACCTCGGTTTGTTTTGATACCGAAACTACGGGCTTAAACCCGCTAACCGCAGAATTGGTTGGTATTTCATTTTCATGGGAAGTTGGAAAAGGCTTTTACCTACCATTCCCGGAAGATAAAACCGAAGCCCAAGACCTTATCGAGCAATTACGTCCCTTTTTCGAAAGTGAAAGTATTGAAAAAGTAGGTCAGAATTTAAAATACGATATTAAAGTTCTTGCAAAATACAATGTCGATGTCAAAGGTAAATTGTTCGATACCATGCTTGCGCATTATCTTATAAATCCAGATATGCGTCACAATATGGATATCTTGGCTGAAACGTATTTAAACTACACGCCAATTTCCATTACCGAGCTTATTGGTAAAAAAGGAAAAAACCAATTATCTATGCGCGATGTGCCTCTGGAAAAACAAACGGAATACGCTGTTGAAGATGCCGATATTACCCTGCAACTCAAAGAACATTTTACAAATGAGTTAGGCGAAGCTAATACACAAAAATTATTCGATGAGATTGAAATCCCATTACTTCGGGTGCTTGCCGCCATGGAATTAGAAGGAATTAATTTAGATGAAGAGTTCCTGAATTCTTTAGCCGAAGCTTTAAATAACGATATTGAAACATTAGAAAAAAGCATTTACGAAGCCGCTGGTGAAGAATTTAATATTGCCTCGCCAAAACAATTAGGTATTGTGCTTTTTGAAAATCTAAAACTGGTAGATAAACCTAAGAAAACCAAAACAGGACAGTATGCCACAGGCGAAGATATTTTATCTTACCTCGCTAAAGATCATGCTATAATTCAAAATATTTTGGATTACCGTGGTTTAGCAAAACTGAAAAGTACATACGTCGATGCCTTACCGCTACAAGTAGAACCAACTACAGGCCGTGTACATACCGATTACATGCAAACCGTTGCCGCTACAGGCCGTTTAAGTAGTAACAACCCCAACTTACAGAATATACCAATACGTACCGAACGTGGTCGCCAAGTGCGTAAAGCCTTTGTACCAAGAAGTGAAGAGTACACGCTTTTAGCTGCCGATTATAGCCAAATAGAACTGCGTATTATTGCGGCCTTAAGTAAAGAGGAAACCATGATTGAAGCCTTTAAAAACGGTGAAGATATTCACGCCTCTACCGCATCGAAAGTATTTAATGTACCCTTAGATGAAGTGACTCGCGAGCAACGTAGCAACGCTAAAACCGTAAACTTCGGAATTATTTATGGCGTGTCTGCCTTTGGGTTAAGTAACCAAACCGATTTATCCCGTGGTGAAGCCAAAGAACTGATAGACACCTATTACGAAACCTACCCAAAACTACGTGCATACATGAGCGAGCAAGTCGATTTTGCACGCGATAATGGCTATGTGCAAACCGTTTTAGGGCGTCGTCGTTATTTAAAAGATATTAATTCTAGAAATGGCGTGGTACGTGGTGCCGCAGAACGTAATGCCGTAAACGCGCCTATACAAGGTAGCGCTGCCGATATTATTAAAATTGCCATGATTAATATTTTTAATAAACTTAATGCTGGTGATTTCAAAACCAAAATGCTTTTACAAGTGCATGATGAATTGGTTTTTGATGTGTATAAACCTGAATTAGAAGACATGAAAACCCTCATTAAAACCGAAATGGAACAAGCCTTTAAAATGGATGTGCCTTTAGATGTGGAATTGGATACGGGTTTAAATTGGTTGGAGGCACATTAA
- a CDS encoding ATP-binding protein, which yields MNWIVLYEKSGKIVLTSKKNSNSGLLPKGSYLTVDMSIKGDLDNNKENIEDNRKFVLRVEESEQTAIYSPSPLLADLNLGLQEADRECKNQITAHRVYDITQREDGLVDYIKPQALARLSTEEEILKATDSERNNGPYLFPATVHTSRCQKINDVNRKPVKLRIPEDVYWHQIQITGKTGSGKTVATKYLAQHFIENKIKADGINRYGCVLAINVKDVDFLNMDKKTETNNKEAKREWASLNFEPNGVQNYEILYSAHENLNNVISQGVSEDLCTPITLNASKIDPESLLGIVENLTELATQALPDVFRYWQRNNPNGRFSHFLDFLEDCKDQDYNFNTRDVAERDGTTRLNPATANAMISRLKNANRYFENEKGNEIDADSILQEGKMTVIDVARSIEFGSIVLRYLLNRIVVEKTENNNDIPILIIIDEVHQFYKSSASRNALGDLDTICRIGRSKKIGVVFSSQNINDIPNGLTSVINTKFMFKTDEFNKKINGINPDDIQSMKAGYCVTNIHGLPQLKLAKFPLSKSGIL from the coding sequence ATGAATTGGATTGTATTGTATGAGAAATCTGGAAAAATTGTATTAACATCAAAAAAGAATTCAAATTCTGGACTATTGCCCAAAGGAAGTTACCTTACAGTAGATATGTCGATTAAAGGAGATTTAGATAATAACAAAGAAAATATAGAAGATAATCGAAAATTTGTCCTTAGGGTTGAAGAGAGTGAACAAACAGCAATATATTCACCTAGCCCTCTTCTTGCTGATTTAAACTTAGGCCTTCAGGAAGCTGATCGGGAATGTAAAAATCAAATTACTGCTCACCGAGTTTACGATATCACTCAAAGAGAAGATGGATTGGTTGATTATATAAAACCTCAAGCTCTCGCCAGACTATCTACAGAAGAAGAAATATTAAAAGCAACAGATTCAGAAAGAAACAATGGACCATACCTATTTCCTGCTACTGTTCATACCTCGAGATGCCAAAAAATAAATGATGTAAATAGAAAACCTGTTAAATTAAGAATTCCTGAAGATGTTTACTGGCATCAAATTCAAATAACAGGGAAAACAGGGTCAGGAAAAACTGTAGCTACTAAATATTTAGCACAACACTTCATTGAGAATAAGATTAAAGCAGATGGAATTAATAGATACGGGTGTGTTTTAGCTATCAATGTTAAAGATGTTGATTTCCTTAATATGGATAAAAAAACTGAAACGAACAACAAGGAAGCTAAAAGAGAGTGGGCTTCATTAAATTTTGAACCAAATGGAGTTCAAAATTACGAGATTCTATATAGTGCTCATGAAAACTTAAACAATGTAATTTCTCAAGGAGTAAGCGAAGATTTATGCACACCAATAACTCTTAACGCAAGTAAAATTGACCCAGAATCTTTACTTGGAATAGTAGAAAACTTAACAGAGTTAGCTACTCAAGCTCTTCCTGATGTTTTTAGATATTGGCAAAGAAACAATCCTAATGGTCGTTTTTCACATTTTTTAGATTTTCTAGAAGATTGTAAAGATCAAGATTACAACTTTAACACAAGGGATGTAGCGGAAAGAGACGGAACTACTAGGTTAAACCCTGCTACAGCAAACGCAATGATTTCTAGATTGAAAAATGCTAACAGATATTTTGAAAATGAAAAAGGGAATGAAATAGACGCTGACTCAATTTTACAAGAAGGCAAAATGACAGTTATAGATGTTGCGAGAAGTATAGAGTTCGGCTCTATAGTTTTAAGATATTTATTAAATAGAATAGTAGTTGAGAAAACTGAAAATAATAATGATATACCCATCCTAATAATAATAGATGAAGTTCACCAATTTTACAAATCATCTGCTTCTAGGAATGCATTAGGAGACTTAGATACTATTTGTAGGATTGGTAGAAGTAAAAAAATAGGGGTAGTTTTTTCTTCACAAAACATCAACGATATTCCAAATGGTCTAACATCGGTAATTAATACAAAATTCATGTTTAAAACCGATGAATTTAATAAAAAAATAAATGGAATTAATCCTGATGATATTCAGTCAATGAAAGCAGGGTATTGTGTTACCAATATTCATGGTCTACCCCAATTAAAACTTGCTAAATTTCCCCTTTCCAAATCAGGTATATTATGA